From Streptomyces chrestomyceticus JCM 4735, one genomic window encodes:
- a CDS encoding BTAD domain-containing putative transcriptional regulator: MADELRFKVLGPLCAYRDGVEVPVGPPQQQAVLVALLLSGGKAVPMSGLIEAVWGFEPPKRAVTTIRTYVWRLRKLLDPQEAADSSVLQSVGDGYRLPTAPSAVDAGSSQSLTKRAVGQRRAGRAQEAGRLLSASLDLWRGEPLSGVPGPFAARQRARLEELRIATLEEHYDLALASGRDRLVVPELTELVGAYPLNERFRCLLMRALYGVGRQTEALDVYQDVRKLLLEEQGIDPGSELTSLQQHILSGTPPAELPHGGPDGKQDRRADLTVPVGSRRFHVPPPAQLPSSDAGFVGREAEVSHLCAALTDPARTAPAAVGISGVAGVGKTALALHAAHQVKYAFPDGQLYADLRGAAKVPADPSAVLAGFLLSMGVPSQVVPDGRDERRDLFRSMLDERRVLLVLDDARDAEQLRDLMPGSARCGVIVSARSSLPGLPLSAQVCLGRLSLDEAVALLEKALGRGRTATEPEDVRRLAEACDRLPLPLRVAAGRLAAHPEWSVKVLLTSLTQDHGRIDGTGTGTAALDGPAGHGHRHLMPDQLARLGRLTATGVPDFTVRSAAAVLMVDEPTAERVLEALRADSLLGSSGPGRYRVRYVARSVATARLGRPGQAESDRALRGLLEHLLATACNAFALAAPGDPVQDAFRLRATLGTSFPDFRQAREWVRSEVPTISGAALQAARRPAGAEEDLLPRAVDLLIAVSPFAGAVGDERLRAAVPPLVRAAAKRNEPRTLGRAQFLYAVTAYQTGWLAEARKYAGLAISSARQGQDPFIVRQALHGLGMLARAQRRFDEAVTHYEKAAAMAKRWGHLSGEATSAINAALCRALAGWADEVPSDQDETPERWHAVENVPWHACGLC, encoded by the coding sequence CGCAAGCTCCTCGATCCGCAGGAGGCCGCGGACTCGTCCGTGCTGCAATCGGTCGGTGACGGCTACCGGCTGCCCACGGCGCCGTCCGCGGTGGACGCCGGAAGCTCCCAGTCCCTGACGAAGCGGGCCGTCGGGCAGCGCAGGGCGGGCCGTGCGCAGGAGGCCGGACGACTGCTGTCGGCGTCCCTGGACCTCTGGCGGGGCGAGCCGCTGAGCGGTGTGCCGGGACCGTTCGCCGCGCGGCAGCGGGCCCGGCTCGAAGAACTGCGGATCGCTACGTTGGAGGAGCACTACGACCTGGCGCTGGCGTCCGGACGGGACCGGCTCGTCGTACCGGAGCTGACCGAACTGGTGGGGGCCTACCCGCTGAACGAACGGTTCCGATGTTTGCTCATGCGAGCGTTGTACGGAGTGGGGCGGCAGACCGAGGCCTTGGACGTCTACCAGGACGTGCGCAAGCTCCTGCTGGAAGAGCAGGGGATCGATCCCGGTTCTGAACTCACGTCATTGCAGCAGCACATTCTCAGCGGCACTCCTCCTGCGGAGTTGCCGCACGGTGGCCCGGACGGGAAGCAGGACCGTCGGGCAGATCTCACGGTCCCGGTCGGGTCGAGGAGATTCCATGTCCCGCCGCCCGCTCAACTCCCCTCGTCCGATGCCGGGTTCGTCGGCAGGGAGGCAGAGGTGTCCCACCTGTGTGCGGCGCTGACGGACCCGGCGCGGACCGCACCCGCCGCCGTGGGCATCTCGGGGGTGGCGGGCGTCGGCAAGACCGCGCTGGCCCTGCACGCTGCCCACCAGGTGAAGTACGCTTTTCCGGACGGCCAGCTCTACGCCGATCTCCGCGGTGCCGCCAAGGTGCCCGCCGACCCGTCCGCCGTCCTGGCCGGATTCCTGCTGTCCATGGGAGTGCCTTCACAGGTCGTACCCGACGGCCGGGACGAGCGTCGCGACCTCTTCCGTTCGATGCTGGACGAGCGACGGGTCCTGCTGGTGCTGGACGACGCGCGGGACGCGGAGCAACTGCGGGACCTGATGCCGGGGAGCGCCCGGTGCGGCGTCATCGTCAGCGCGCGGTCGAGCCTGCCCGGCCTTCCCTTGTCGGCTCAGGTGTGTCTGGGGAGGCTCAGCCTTGACGAGGCGGTCGCGCTGTTGGAGAAGGCGCTGGGGCGTGGCCGGACAGCCACGGAGCCTGAGGATGTGCGGCGCCTGGCCGAGGCGTGCGATCGGCTGCCTCTCCCGCTGCGCGTCGCGGCCGGGCGGCTCGCCGCCCACCCCGAGTGGAGCGTCAAGGTACTGCTCACTTCGCTGACACAGGATCACGGCCGTATCGACGGCACCGGCACCGGCACCGCTGCGCTGGACGGGCCGGCCGGCCATGGCCACCGGCACCTGATGCCCGATCAGCTCGCACGGCTGGGCCGGCTGACGGCCACGGGCGTCCCGGACTTCACGGTGCGCAGCGCCGCGGCGGTGCTGATGGTGGACGAACCCACGGCGGAGCGCGTCCTGGAGGCCCTCAGGGCGGACTCGCTGCTGGGGTCGTCCGGGCCCGGACGGTACCGGGTACGGTACGTGGCCCGCTCCGTGGCCACCGCGCGGCTCGGCCGGCCCGGCCAGGCCGAGTCGGACCGTGCCCTCCGGGGGCTGCTGGAACACCTGCTGGCCACGGCGTGCAACGCGTTCGCCCTGGCCGCGCCCGGCGATCCGGTGCAGGACGCCTTTCGCCTGCGGGCCACCCTGGGGACGTCCTTTCCCGATTTCCGGCAGGCACGGGAGTGGGTCCGGAGCGAGGTTCCCACGATCTCCGGCGCGGCTCTGCAGGCGGCACGCCGCCCGGCGGGGGCGGAGGAGGATCTGCTGCCGCGCGCCGTGGATCTGCTGATCGCCGTGTCGCCGTTCGCCGGGGCCGTGGGGGACGAGCGGCTGCGGGCCGCGGTGCCTCCGCTGGTGCGCGCGGCCGCGAAGCGCAATGAGCCGCGAACGCTGGGGCGGGCCCAGTTCCTGTACGCGGTCACCGCGTACCAGACGGGGTGGCTGGCCGAGGCGCGGAAGTACGCGGGCCTGGCGATCAGCTCCGCCCGTCAGGGACAGGACCCGTTCATCGTGCGGCAGGCATTGCACGGACTCGGCATGCTGGCGCGCGCCCAGCGGCGTTTCGACGAGGCCGTGACGCACTACGAGAAAGCCGCGGCCATGGCCAAGCGGTGGGGTCACCTTTCCGGGGAGGCGACGTCCGCCATCAATGCGGCGCTGTGCCGGGCCCTGGCCGGATGGGCGGACGAGGTGCCGTCCGACCAGGACGAGACACCGGAACGATGGCACGCCGTGGAGAATGTTCCCTGGCACGCCTGTGGTTTGTGCTGA
- a CDS encoding MFS transporter, translated as MNASPATTGPKYAVARGSGSTTRQVLLASAVGSAIEWYDFYLYSTASVLIIGPLFFPGSSTTATVLATFATYAAGFVARPLGGVIIGHFGDRVGRKNMLALTLLVMGLATFLVGVLPTYEQAGILAPALLVTLRILQGIGIGGEWGGAVLMSAEYAPPGRKGLWTAFPAAGFPLGLLGSTAVIELVLRMPEPQLHAWGWRLPFLASIALVILGVVVRRKVAESPEYVRAKRTTAASALPVRDVLRYTPGKVVRGALAALGLAVIVSTFTVQLFTAASAGQQHTARSVLLLGLAAGALAEALMLPVFGALSDRWGRRPVILSGYTVCALVAVPAPYWLASGEPWLVIMTFVLAMGAGHAAVYGAFASFLVEMFPVQQRYSALAVTYQLGATIASFSPLVATAVAGSERATLPGILIMIGCLALASAAVASSRPET; from the coding sequence TTGAATGCTTCGCCGGCCACCACCGGGCCGAAGTACGCAGTCGCCCGCGGAAGCGGCTCCACGACCCGGCAGGTCCTCCTGGCGAGCGCCGTCGGAAGCGCCATCGAATGGTACGACTTCTACCTCTACTCGACGGCCTCCGTGCTGATCATCGGGCCGTTGTTCTTCCCCGGGAGTTCCACGACGGCGACCGTGCTGGCCACGTTCGCGACCTACGCGGCCGGGTTCGTGGCCCGGCCGCTGGGCGGCGTGATCATCGGCCACTTCGGAGACCGCGTCGGCCGCAAGAACATGCTGGCCCTCACCCTTCTCGTGATGGGCCTCGCCACGTTTCTGGTCGGCGTTCTGCCGACGTACGAGCAGGCCGGAATCCTGGCGCCCGCGTTACTGGTCACGCTGCGGATTCTGCAAGGCATCGGCATCGGCGGGGAGTGGGGCGGAGCCGTACTCATGAGCGCGGAGTACGCCCCGCCGGGACGCAAAGGGCTGTGGACCGCCTTTCCCGCGGCCGGTTTTCCGCTGGGGCTGCTGGGCAGTACCGCCGTGATCGAGCTGGTGCTCCGGATGCCGGAGCCACAGCTCCACGCCTGGGGCTGGCGCCTGCCGTTCCTCGCCTCGATCGCCCTGGTGATCCTGGGCGTGGTCGTACGGCGGAAGGTGGCGGAGTCCCCGGAGTACGTACGGGCGAAAAGGACGACGGCCGCGTCGGCACTGCCGGTACGGGACGTACTGCGGTACACCCCCGGAAAGGTGGTGCGCGGCGCCTTGGCCGCACTCGGTCTCGCCGTGATCGTCAGCACCTTCACGGTCCAGCTCTTCACCGCCGCCTCCGCCGGACAACAGCACACCGCCCGCTCGGTATTGCTGCTGGGGCTCGCGGCCGGCGCGTTGGCCGAAGCGCTGATGCTGCCGGTTTTCGGGGCGCTGTCCGACCGGTGGGGCCGTCGCCCGGTCATTCTGTCCGGATACACCGTCTGCGCACTCGTGGCGGTTCCCGCGCCCTACTGGCTGGCTTCGGGAGAACCGTGGCTGGTCATCATGACCTTCGTCCTCGCGATGGGGGCCGGCCATGCCGCGGTGTACGGTGCCTTCGCCTCCTTCCTGGTCGAGATGTTCCCCGTCCAGCAGCGCTATTCGGCACTGGCCGTGACCTATCAGCTCGGCGCGACGATTGCCAGCTTCAGCCCGCTCGTGGCCACCGCCGTCGCCGGATCGGAAAGGGCCACTCTTCCCGGAATACTCATCATGATCGGCTGTTTGGCTCTCGCGTCGGCCGCGGTGGCCAGTTCCCGCCCGGAAACCTGA
- a CDS encoding DUF6027 family protein translates to MNADPETPDVWTVDDGSEVICLRRWKGTWDPDDRHANFKSDVVAYGLLDPLVTVRGMSRNLDIPVGAIVRYVLAKWATGGSGGLLEIGPVMVPRLWEPIAAAEEKDDDEARLQAYHQLRQMISWLKVPLDDPTVYPPQRD, encoded by the coding sequence GTGAACGCTGATCCGGAAACGCCTGACGTCTGGACCGTGGACGACGGTTCGGAAGTAATATGTCTGCGTCGTTGGAAAGGCACCTGGGACCCGGACGACCGGCATGCGAACTTCAAGTCGGACGTCGTCGCCTACGGACTGCTCGACCCGCTGGTGACGGTGCGCGGCATGTCCCGCAACCTGGACATCCCCGTCGGCGCCATCGTGCGCTACGTGCTCGCCAAATGGGCCACGGGAGGCAGCGGCGGCCTGCTGGAGATCGGACCGGTGATGGTGCCCCGGTTGTGGGAGCCGATCGCGGCGGCGGAGGAGAAGGACGACGACGAGGCACGCCTCCAGGCGTACCACCAACTGCGCCAGATGATCTCGTGGTTGAAGGTCCCGCTGGACGACCCCACGGTGTATCCGCCGCAACGCGACTGA
- a CDS encoding dimethylarginine dimethylaminohydrolase family protein, whose product MERTGRYGGTTALRQATRQATPSDLGGAGWVPRTAAHHEEVAAGTLWHRCGYRSEVAPLREVVLARPPDSLERAGDAPGGHLMSARVDLGRIREQADAVAEAYLRHGVTVHLVRPPAHAGPNLIFMRDLFLATPQGVVLGRPASAQRAGEERFAAVALAALGVPLLRTPAGTATFEGADALWLGADTVVVGCGFRTNPEGAAVVGDELARQGVRTVVVPLGPGVQHLLGSLVFVDHRRVLLHAAAATTELRALLHQHGYEVIELPAEDEVVRRRAMNLVTLAPGVVLMPAGCPDTRRRLEAAGLHVDTVDVGEYVKAAGALGCLTGILLRDDAGAPAGRKP is encoded by the coding sequence GTGGAACGGACCGGTCGATACGGTGGCACGACCGCGCTGCGCCAGGCCACGCGCCAGGCCACGCCGAGCGACTTGGGCGGTGCCGGCTGGGTGCCGCGCACCGCGGCGCATCACGAGGAAGTGGCGGCGGGAACGCTGTGGCACCGGTGCGGTTACCGGTCGGAGGTGGCCCCGCTGCGGGAGGTGGTGCTCGCCCGTCCGCCGGACAGCCTGGAGCGGGCCGGTGACGCGCCCGGCGGCCACCTGATGTCCGCCAGGGTGGACCTGGGGCGGATACGGGAGCAGGCGGACGCGGTGGCCGAGGCGTACCTCCGGCACGGTGTGACCGTCCACCTCGTCCGGCCGCCCGCGCACGCGGGGCCCAACCTGATCTTCATGCGGGACCTCTTTCTCGCGACACCGCAGGGCGTGGTGCTGGGCCGTCCCGCCTCCGCGCAGCGGGCGGGCGAGGAGCGCTTCGCGGCCGTCGCCCTGGCCGCCCTCGGCGTCCCCCTGCTGAGAACCCCGGCCGGCACCGCCACCTTCGAGGGCGCGGACGCCCTGTGGCTGGGGGCGGACACGGTCGTGGTGGGCTGCGGCTTCCGCACCAACCCGGAGGGCGCGGCGGTCGTCGGTGACGAACTGGCACGCCAGGGCGTGCGGACCGTCGTCGTACCGCTCGGCCCCGGGGTGCAGCACCTCCTCGGTTCGCTGGTCTTCGTCGACCACCGGCGCGTACTGCTGCACGCGGCGGCGGCCACCACCGAACTGCGCGCCCTTCTGCACCAGCACGGATACGAGGTGATCGAACTGCCGGCGGAGGACGAGGTGGTGCGCAGGCGGGCGATGAACCTGGTCACGCTCGCGCCGGGGGTCGTGCTGATGCCCGCGGGCTGTCCGGACACCCGGCGGCGTCTGGAGGCGGCCGGCCTGCACGTGGACACCGTTGACGTGGGGGAGTACGTGAAGGCCGCGGGGGCGCTCGGCTGTCTCACCGGCATCCTGCTGCGGGACGACGCCGGCGCGCCGGCCGGGAGGAAGCCGTGA
- a CDS encoding FAD/NAD(P)-binding protein translates to MNRNAVSVAVIGGGASGTLACAHLLEASAASRRPVRISLIEPSDELGRGTAYASPDPRHLMNTPMERSGAWAHDPGHLAAWLRRRDPDTPSGHYPPRGTYGAYLADTLRETRERTAETGELWHVRRRARRVLPGLPRPVVALSDGRCVAADRVVFAMGNAATWRDPFPSAQAGARYVRSPWHSGLPAVADHSSVLLLGNGLTAVDIGLSLLGGSGVRVDAVSRHGLLPRPHGAGCSHGGHPNVAGTLLADDRLTLGRLVSTVRSEMRRSPECWREIIDALRPCAGELWGRLDADDQRDFLGRFGTYWDVHRHRLPPATAHRLGRALGSGRLKARKGRAAYLRACPRGVIAGLDVGAGPVPVRYDWVINCTGFGRDITGSADPLLSWLLRDGLAVPDSLRLGMATDRRGRLLDHAGRPDPALLAIGPLRRGSQWETTAIPEIRAQAAQLADDILGSPVSGPAELLHQGGPVSSF, encoded by the coding sequence GTGAACCGGAACGCGGTGTCGGTGGCCGTCATCGGCGGCGGGGCCAGCGGAACCCTGGCCTGCGCCCACCTGCTGGAGGCGAGCGCGGCGTCGCGCCGCCCGGTACGGATCTCGCTGATCGAGCCGTCCGACGAGCTGGGCCGCGGCACGGCCTACGCGTCGCCCGACCCCCGGCACCTGATGAACACGCCGATGGAGCGCTCCGGCGCCTGGGCCCATGACCCCGGACACCTCGCCGCCTGGCTGCGGCGCCGGGACCCGGACACGCCCTCCGGCCACTACCCGCCTCGCGGTACGTACGGCGCCTACCTGGCCGACACGCTGCGCGAGACCCGGGAGCGCACGGCGGAGACCGGGGAGCTGTGGCATGTGCGCCGCCGCGCGCGCCGGGTGCTTCCCGGCCTTCCGCGGCCGGTGGTGGCATTGTCCGACGGCCGGTGTGTGGCGGCGGACCGTGTCGTGTTCGCCATGGGGAACGCGGCCACCTGGCGCGACCCGTTCCCTTCGGCGCAGGCCGGAGCGCGGTACGTACGCTCTCCCTGGCACAGTGGCCTCCCGGCGGTGGCGGACCATTCCTCGGTGCTGCTGCTGGGGAACGGACTGACCGCTGTGGACATCGGGCTCAGCCTGCTCGGCGGCTCGGGCGTACGCGTCGACGCCGTGTCCCGGCACGGGCTGCTGCCCCGGCCGCACGGCGCCGGATGCTCGCACGGCGGGCATCCGAACGTCGCGGGCACCCTGCTGGCGGACGACCGGCTCACCTTGGGGCGGCTCGTGAGCACGGTCCGCTCCGAGATGCGGCGGAGCCCGGAATGCTGGCGGGAGATCATCGACGCGCTGCGGCCCTGCGCCGGCGAGTTGTGGGGCCGGCTCGACGCCGACGACCAGCGGGACTTCCTGGGACGCTTCGGTACGTACTGGGACGTGCACCGCCACCGGCTGCCGCCCGCCACCGCCCACCGGCTCGGCCGCGCGCTGGGCTCGGGACGCCTGAAGGCCCGTAAGGGGCGGGCGGCCTATCTGCGCGCATGCCCGCGCGGGGTCATCGCCGGGCTCGACGTCGGTGCCGGGCCGGTGCCCGTGCGCTACGACTGGGTGATCAACTGCACCGGCTTCGGGCGGGACATCACCGGTTCGGCCGACCCGCTGCTGTCCTGGCTGCTGCGGGACGGGCTGGCCGTACCCGACTCCCTGCGGCTGGGCATGGCCACGGACCGCCGCGGACGGCTGCTGGACCACGCGGGGCGGCCCGATCCGGCCCTGCTGGCCATCGGGCCGCTGCGGCGGGGCTCGCAGTGGGAGACCACCGCCATACCGGAGATCCGCGCGCAGGCCGCTCAGCTCGCGGACGACATCCTCGGCTCACCGGTCTCCGGGCCGGCGGAACTCCTTCACCAAGGGGGACCGGTCTCGTCGTTCTGA
- a CDS encoding sulfatase yields the protein MPTVTSLVLISLDTVRADVAYSGKMPGIEALRRRGTTFRQAISSAPLTPISHASVFTGLQPARHGIRHLLREQLRPDTTTLAERLRAAGYATGAVVSCPGLNRWYGMDRGFDHYDDEIPRLPDGSDPLTVNDVKLRGLALKRAPLVADRAAAWAARQEGPFFLFAHFFDAHWPYEPPEDFCPDAANPYEGEVAYSDHYLQLLFRRLEEAGHPLDDLLVVCFSDHGEDLAGWYPNDHSGDLGHPYEEGHGCLLFDTTQHVPLIVGGPGVPRGREITEQVRLVDIAPTVLELLGLDPYKDGPDGRSLTEFFGERTPAARPAYSETYHPEERRSDGRFPGLLPLASVRLCEGESRQKVIWQIGGDRVEQYDLAADPDELRGRTVSSRQNDETGPPW from the coding sequence ATGCCGACCGTGACGAGTCTCGTGCTCATCTCCCTCGACACCGTTCGGGCGGACGTGGCCTACTCCGGGAAGATGCCCGGGATCGAAGCACTGCGCCGACGGGGTACGACCTTCCGGCAGGCCATCTCGTCCGCCCCCTTGACCCCGATCAGCCATGCCAGTGTGTTCACCGGCCTGCAGCCGGCCCGGCACGGCATCCGTCATCTACTGCGCGAGCAACTGCGGCCGGACACCACGACGTTGGCGGAACGTCTGCGAGCGGCGGGGTACGCCACCGGCGCGGTGGTGTCCTGCCCGGGGCTCAACCGGTGGTACGGCATGGACCGCGGCTTCGACCACTACGACGACGAGATCCCCCGGCTGCCCGACGGCAGCGACCCCCTCACCGTCAACGACGTCAAGCTGCGCGGCCTGGCGCTCAAGCGCGCGCCGTTGGTGGCGGACCGCGCGGCGGCCTGGGCGGCACGCCAGGAGGGCCCCTTCTTTCTGTTCGCGCACTTCTTCGACGCCCACTGGCCGTACGAGCCCCCGGAGGACTTCTGCCCCGATGCCGCCAACCCCTACGAGGGCGAGGTGGCGTACAGCGACCACTACCTCCAACTGCTTTTCCGCAGGCTGGAGGAGGCCGGGCACCCGCTCGACGACCTGCTGGTCGTGTGTTTCTCCGACCACGGGGAGGACCTGGCCGGCTGGTATCCCAACGACCACTCCGGCGATCTCGGTCACCCTTACGAGGAGGGGCACGGGTGCCTGCTGTTCGACACGACGCAGCACGTTCCGCTCATCGTCGGCGGACCTGGCGTACCCCGGGGCCGTGAGATCACCGAACAGGTCCGGCTGGTGGACATCGCCCCCACCGTCCTGGAGCTGCTGGGGCTGGACCCGTACAAGGACGGTCCCGACGGCCGCTCGCTCACCGAGTTCTTCGGTGAGCGGACGCCTGCGGCCCGGCCGGCCTACTCCGAGACGTACCACCCGGAGGAGCGGCGGTCGGACGGGCGCTTCCCCGGTCTGCTGCCCCTGGCGTCGGTCCGGCTGTGCGAGGGCGAGAGCCGCCAGAAGGTCATCTGGCAGATCGGCGGCGACCGGGTCGAACAGTACGACCTGGCCGCCGACCCCGACGAGCTGCGCGGCCGGACCGTGTCCTCCCGTCAGAACGACGAGACCGGTCCCCCTTGGTGA
- a CDS encoding ParB/RepB/Spo0J family partition protein — MQDLGNVREPGPAEESLHLVSLKELRSSTDSPRSGGLNREHVELLLASGASLPPILVHRPTMRVLDGMHRLQVAVQRGDRTIRCMFFDGSEADAFVLAVESNVRHGLPLSLEERTAAATRIVRSHPHLSDRSVARVSGLSPKTVAAVRRRSSEEIPHSNTRVGNDGRTRPLDMAELRKSAARVMRDHPGMPLREVATTVGISLGTAHDVRERLRSGRDPVPVRYREVSAPASKRKNAAGRPTPQSGDRKPAGKTTGGQPVPDISELHRTLKKDPSIRFTEMGRTLLRLFDAQELLMEAGGHLVDGVPPHWAEMVAELADGCADSWREFADQVRRIVVPDDRQASG, encoded by the coding sequence TTGCAAGACCTCGGCAATGTGCGTGAACCCGGACCGGCCGAAGAATCCCTGCACCTGGTGTCCTTGAAGGAACTGCGCAGCTCGACCGATTCCCCCCGCTCCGGCGGACTCAACCGTGAGCACGTGGAACTGCTGCTCGCCTCCGGAGCGAGCCTTCCTCCCATTCTCGTACACCGTCCCACCATGCGGGTGCTGGACGGAATGCACCGGCTCCAAGTGGCGGTCCAGCGCGGCGACCGGACCATCCGCTGCATGTTCTTCGACGGCTCCGAGGCGGATGCCTTTGTCCTGGCGGTGGAGAGCAATGTGCGGCACGGACTGCCGCTTTCCCTGGAGGAACGCACTGCCGCGGCGACACGCATAGTACGGTCCCACCCCCATCTTTCCGACCGGTCCGTGGCCCGGGTGAGCGGTCTGTCCCCCAAGACCGTGGCGGCCGTCCGGCGGCGTTCGAGTGAGGAAATTCCCCACTCGAACACGCGCGTGGGCAATGACGGCCGGACCCGGCCACTGGACATGGCGGAGTTACGGAAGTCGGCGGCCCGGGTGATGAGGGACCACCCTGGCATGCCGCTGCGAGAAGTGGCCACCACCGTCGGGATTTCCCTGGGGACGGCACACGATGTGCGTGAACGGCTGCGTTCGGGCCGGGATCCGGTGCCGGTGCGCTATCGTGAAGTCTCCGCTCCGGCGAGCAAGCGCAAGAACGCGGCCGGGCGCCCCACGCCGCAGTCGGGAGACCGGAAGCCGGCGGGGAAGACCACCGGCGGGCAGCCCGTACCGGATATCTCGGAGCTGCACCGCACCCTCAAGAAAGACCCTTCGATCCGTTTCACCGAAATGGGTCGGACGCTCTTACGGCTGTTCGACGCGCAAGAGCTGCTCATGGAGGCAGGTGGCCACCTCGTGGACGGTGTTCCGCCGCACTGGGCGGAAATGGTGGCCGAACTCGCCGACGGCTGTGCGGATTCATGGCGTGAATTCGCCGACCAGGTGCGCCGGATCGTGGTGCCGGACGACCGGCAGGCCAGCGGATAA
- a CDS encoding B12-binding domain-containing radical SAM protein — translation MAQKSLALELYSNADEAVDQRYMRQMREQDDEPVPTDPSLPSFTLVVGPSPFSMPRGWEFFLTSPYEGASYISTVLHNAGFPVRIVDVRYALNPLKTAFDQIVGQTDVLGVCTFEDNFPFCRELMQMVRDAEPDVPIICGGSLVTSVPHVFMESTACDVAVISEGEITILELMESFAAGKWEQDLPNVRGICYRTPEGEPKRTRARGQMMDLDSLPRMRLDLWPQYHSPMGMQPQIISSYSRGCKMDCSFCYRTTPQVRAKSQEKMDRDMAWLKEQYGVDFCFFVDLTFSSHRRQTIEICDAIKDHDIRWTCLTRCADMDTPRVTAMRDSGCDIILYGVESLGTEVLREARKGSSENLTVRAMRTTFENDVRFGSLLIVGLPNESNESLNHMVQFAETYNHVTRVKYLSAMPGTTVYKQAIASGLIRSEIDHLNWLSIEQALHEDEFLNISGLSEGACRDAYQRIYDAYQPGPVMDFKHYPENFWYFHPQPHDGLERSTSYAGTGWREKWSSAAGALAPGSGRFTLDQCASPEVAALGSRLVPSGAEMMRRAAALGGA, via the coding sequence ATGGCACAGAAATCGCTGGCGCTGGAGTTGTACTCGAATGCCGACGAGGCTGTCGACCAGCGCTATATGCGGCAGATGCGCGAGCAGGACGACGAGCCCGTGCCCACGGATCCCTCCCTCCCCAGCTTCACCCTGGTCGTCGGCCCGTCACCGTTCAGCATGCCGCGCGGCTGGGAATTCTTCCTGACCTCTCCGTACGAGGGCGCCTCCTACATCTCGACCGTGCTTCACAACGCCGGCTTCCCGGTCCGGATCGTCGACGTGCGGTACGCGCTGAACCCGCTCAAGACCGCATTCGACCAGATCGTCGGCCAGACCGACGTCCTGGGCGTGTGCACCTTCGAGGACAATTTCCCGTTCTGCCGGGAACTGATGCAGATGGTGCGCGACGCGGAACCGGACGTCCCCATCATCTGCGGCGGATCGCTGGTCACCTCGGTGCCCCATGTGTTCATGGAGAGCACGGCGTGCGACGTCGCCGTGATCAGCGAGGGCGAGATCACGATCCTCGAACTCATGGAGAGCTTCGCCGCCGGCAAGTGGGAGCAGGACCTGCCCAACGTCCGGGGCATCTGCTACCGCACCCCCGAGGGGGAGCCCAAGCGTACCCGGGCCCGCGGCCAGATGATGGACCTGGACTCGCTGCCCAGGATGCGGCTCGACCTGTGGCCCCAGTACCACAGCCCCATGGGGATGCAGCCGCAGATCATCTCCTCGTACAGCCGCGGCTGCAAGATGGACTGCTCCTTCTGCTACCGCACGACGCCCCAGGTCAGGGCCAAGTCCCAGGAGAAGATGGACCGGGACATGGCCTGGCTGAAGGAGCAGTACGGTGTCGACTTCTGCTTCTTCGTCGACCTCACCTTCAGCTCCCACCGCCGGCAGACGATAGAGATCTGCGACGCCATCAAGGACCACGACATCCGCTGGACGTGCCTGACCCGGTGCGCCGACATGGACACCCCGCGCGTCACCGCCATGCGGGACTCCGGCTGCGACATCATCCTCTACGGAGTGGAGTCGCTGGGCACGGAAGTGCTCCGGGAGGCCCGCAAGGGCAGCAGCGAGAACCTGACCGTACGGGCGATGCGGACCACCTTCGAGAACGATGTGCGGTTCGGCTCCCTGCTCATCGTCGGCCTGCCGAACGAGAGCAACGAGTCCCTCAACCACATGGTCCAGTTCGCCGAGACGTACAACCATGTGACCCGTGTCAAGTACCTGTCGGCCATGCCGGGCACCACGGTCTACAAACAGGCCATCGCCTCCGGGCTGATCCGCTCCGAGATCGACCACCTCAACTGGCTGTCGATCGAACAGGCCCTGCACGAGGACGAGTTCCTCAACATCAGCGGCCTGTCCGAAGGTGCCTGCCGCGATGCCTACCAGCGCATCTACGACGCCTACCAGCCCGGCCCGGTCATGGACTTCAAGCACTACCCGGAGAACTTCTGGTACTTCCACCCGCAGCCGCACGACGGCCTGGAACGCTCGACGTCCTACGCCGGAACCGGCTGGCGCGAGAAGTGGAGCTCGGCGGCCGGCGCGCTCGCCCCCGGCTCCGGCCGCTTCACCCTCGACCAGTGCGCCTCCCCGGAGGTCGCCGCGCTCGGCAGCCGCCTCGTGCCGAGCGGGGCCGAGATGATGCGCCGCGCCGCGGCCCTCGGTGGCGCATGA